DNA sequence from the Methanolobus psychrophilus R15 genome:
AGGGCCACGCTGCTTCAGTTCAATGAGGCTGACAATTTCGGTTCCCTCATCCGTCCGAAAGCTGCGGATGTTTCGACTATCCTGAAAATGCCGAAACCAAAGGTTCTTTCTGAAAATCTCACTCTTCTTTCCACTCACCAGAAGGTACTGCAGGCCCTGAAGCAGGCAGATCACCTCAGCCCTAAATATCATGTAGTGGTTGCCAACCCGCCGTATATGGGTGGCAAGGGGATGAATGACAGACTTAAGAGCTTTGCACAGGACAATTATCCTGAGAGCAAGTCGGATTTCTTTGCGATGTTCATTGACCGCAATCTTGACCTTGCAATGAAGAAAGGAATGGTGGCTATGATCACCATGCAGAGCTGGATGTTCCTTTCTTCCTATGAGAAACTCCGGGCAAGCATTCTGGACGACCGTACCATAATATCCATGGCGCATCTTGGGCCGAGGGCCTTTGACAGTATCGGCGGTGAGGTTGTCTCTACCACGGCCTTTGTTATCGAGAATACACAGCATCCGGAGTATAAGGGAGCTTATATCCGGCTTGTAGATGGCAACTGCGAAGCCGAAAAAGATGCATGGCTGCGCGAAGCAGTGATGCAGGCCAGAAATGTTGCTATTCATCGAATGGAGGCACAATGAGTACGCCAGCCTCTCAACTCATTACCATTCCAGAGGGCAAGACGCTGGAGTTCAAGCGTGATATCTCCTCGCCAAAGAACATCATCAAGACGCTTGTGGCATTTGCAAACACTGCCGGAGGGCGTTTGCTGATAGGGGTGGAGGATGGAACAAAGGAGATAATAGGTGTTTCAGATCCACTTGATGAAGAAGAGAGGCTTTGCAGTCTTATTGCTGATAATATTGCTCCCCGACTTGTTCCAGATGTTGAGCTGATGACGGTGGAGGGTAAGACCTTGCTGGGCGTTGAAGTATATCCCAGTGGTTCACGTCCGCATTGGGTCAAGAGTGAAGGCCATTTTGATGGTGTTTATGTAAGGCTTGGTTCCACTAACAGGAAGGCTGACAGGGAGCTTATTGCCGAGCTTCAGAGAAGTGCTTTAGGTATTTCTTTTGATGAGATGGCTATGCCTGATCTCTCTTTTGAAAATCTTGATATTGACGCTGCTAAAAAGCGCTTTGCAGGAGTACGTGAGCTGAACGAAGAGGAATTGATCACTCTTAAGCTCTTGGCCCGGGAGCAGGGCAGACTGGTTCCGACCACTGGCGCGATGCTGCTTTTCGGAAAACAGAGGGATTTTCATTTCCCTGATGCATGGATTCAGTGCGGACGCTTCAAAGGAAAGGATAAGGCATACATTTTCGACCATAACGAGATTAATGAAGACCTTCCAGGTTCTGTTGAATCAGTGATGCTGTTTTTGAAGAAACATGCTTTCAAAGGTGCCGATTTCTCAGAGATTCGGCGTAAGGACATGTGGAGCATTCCCCTTACTATCCTACGTGAGGCTCTTGTGAATGCCATCGTCCATGCGGACTATTCCCAGAGAGGTGCACCTATCAGGGTGTCCTTCTTTGATGACAGGATAGAGATAGAGAACCCCGGTATCCTACTTCCAGGCATGACCATCGAGGATGTCAAGCAGGGTGTCTCAAGGATCAGGAATCGCGTTATTGCCAGGGTCTTCAGGGAACTTGACCTGATCGAGCAATGGGGTAGTGGTTTCCGCCGTATCCTGAAGGATGCTGAAGAACTCGGACTTCTCCAGCCGGAACTAATTGAAATCGGCATGAGAGTAAGGTTCATTGTCTACCTGGCGGAATCCATAGAGGTTGAAACTGCCACTCCTGTCACGGCTGAAGTTGAGCCGCGGCTAAAGTCACGGCTAAAGTCACGGCTAAAGTCTGAACTTGCGGCTAAAGTAATTGTGCTTCTGGCCAATGGTGAAGAAAGTAAAGCCGAACTTGCTTCCGGACTGAGCCACAAGACCGTATCCGGTGAACTCCACAAACAGATCAGGAACCTCCTGGAACTCGATTACATCGAAATGACCATCCCCGACAAACCCCGCAGCAGCAAGCAGAAATACAACCTGACACCCAAAGGCCGTGCACTCTTAACTCAAGAAAACAAGGAGGAGAATGAATGACATCCCGGCACCATGTTAGTGAACTTGATGCCATAAATGGCACTAAGTCACGGCCCAAGCTGCGGCCCAAGTCGGGACCACGTTGGGACCATGTAGGGAATAAATCAGGACCAAGTAAGGACCAAGTAATATCCAAATCACCGACCCAGTTATCGACCCAGTCGCCGACCCAGTTGCATAAGATTTCTTCTCCACTGAATGTTATCAAATCTGTCACCAAACAAGTAAGCGAACAAGTAGGCGAACAAGTAGGCGAACAAGTAACCGCTACAAACCACAGAGTACACAGAGATATTGCAGATGAAAACTCAAATCTGCAAATTCACCACAAGCCATGTGACGAATTGACTACTCAACAGACGATTGATACAATTCGTTACCCAATGAGTAGCGAATTAAAAACTGTTTTTAATCCTCAGCCGGGTCACATTATAGGCTATAATAGAGGTTAATTATGACAACTGATACTAATTCATCAACCACTCCTGTCCCCAGCTTCTACCGCGCCTCTGCGGCCGATTTCAAGAAAATTCCAGGAAGTCCGATTGCATATTGGGTGAGTGAAAACATAAGGGACGCATTTTCAACCGCTACACCACTTTCTAACTTAAATGTCCCTCGACAAGGTTTTGCAACAGGTGATAATGATACTTATTTAAGACAGTGGTCAGAAGTTCAAATCTCTAATATTGGATTTAATTGTAAAGACAACGAAGATTCTGTCACAAGTGGTTGTCGATGGTTTCCTTGCAATAAAGGTGGAACTTTTAGGAAATGGTTCGGTAATAACAACATTGTCGCTGATTGGGAGAACAATGGAGAACGAATGAAAAAGTTCAAAGGATCTGTAATTCGTAATCCAAATTACTATTTTAAAGAAGGAATGACTTGGTCTACAATCAGTAGTTCTAAACTTTCGATGAGATATTCATCAAAGGGTTTTTTATTTGAAACTAAAGGTTCTGTCTGTTTTCCTCTTGATGATGATTCTTTTAAATATTGTTTAGGCTTTATGAATTGTAAAGTTGTTGAAGAACTTCTGTTAGCAATTTCACCAACGTTAGATTTTCATGAAGGTCCTATTGGAAAAACTCCATTAATAATTTCTCAAGAAGATCAGATTTCAAATACAGTATCAATTTTAATAAAAAATGCTAAATCTGACTGGGATTCCTACGAAAACTCTTGGGATTTCACCACTCTCCCATTCCTCCAACCCGAATACCACCATCCAACCCTCCGCAAAACCTACATCAAACTTCGCGCCCAGTGGAAAGAAATGACACTTGAGATGCAACGGCTAGAGGAAGAGAACAACCGTGTTTTCATCGAAGCCTACGGCTTGCAGGATGAACTTACACCTGATGTGCCACTTTCAGAGATTACACTGACATGCAATCCACATTATCGCTATAATGGAAACAGAAGCGAAGAAGAACTGGAAGCATTGCTGCTCACAGATACAATAAAAGAATTCATCTCCTATGCTGTGGGCTGCATGTTCGGGCGGTATTCGCTGGACAAGCCGGGGCTGATGCTTGCGAACCAAGGTGAGAAGATAGGAGATTATCTGGAGCAGGTGCCGGAGCCGAGCTTCATGCCGGATGTGGATAACATCATACCCATGCTTGAGGATGAGTACTTTGAGGATGACATCGTAGGCAGGTTCAAGGAGTTCCTCAAGCTGACCTTTGGAGAGGATAAGCTTTCCGACAATCTGGATTTCATTGCGGAGGCTCTGGGCGGTAACGGGAAGAAGTCTTCGGAGGTTGTGATAAGGGACTATTTCCTGAAGTCGTTTTACAAGGACCATCTGAGGATGTACAAGAAGAGACCCATCTACTGGCTGTTCAGCTCAGGTAAGGGCAGAGCTTTCAATGCACTCGTTTACATGCACAGGTACAATAAGGAAACGCTGGCGATGATGAGGACAGATTATTTGCTGGAGCTTGAGGGGAAGCTGGATGCTAAGAGGGAGATGATCAAGTCG
Encoded proteins:
- a CDS encoding ATP-dependent DNA helicase → MSTPASQLITIPEGKTLEFKRDISSPKNIIKTLVAFANTAGGRLLIGVEDGTKEIIGVSDPLDEEERLCSLIADNIAPRLVPDVELMTVEGKTLLGVEVYPSGSRPHWVKSEGHFDGVYVRLGSTNRKADRELIAELQRSALGISFDEMAMPDLSFENLDIDAAKKRFAGVRELNEEELITLKLLAREQGRLVPTTGAMLLFGKQRDFHFPDAWIQCGRFKGKDKAYIFDHNEINEDLPGSVESVMLFLKKHAFKGADFSEIRRKDMWSIPLTILREALVNAIVHADYSQRGAPIRVSFFDDRIEIENPGILLPGMTIEDVKQGVSRIRNRVIARVFRELDLIEQWGSGFRRILKDAEELGLLQPELIEIGMRVRFIVYLAESIEVETATPVTAEVEPRLKSRLKSRLKSELAAKVIVLLANGEESKAELASGLSHKTVSGELHKQIRNLLELDYIEMTIPDKPRSSKQKYNLTPKGRALLTQENKEENE
- a CDS encoding type IIS restriction enzyme — its product is MKKFKGSVIRNPNYYFKEGMTWSTISSSKLSMRYSSKGFLFETKGSVCFPLDDDSFKYCLGFMNCKVVEELLLAISPTLDFHEGPIGKTPLIISQEDQISNTVSILIKNAKSDWDSYENSWDFTTLPFLQPEYHHPTLRKTYIKLRAQWKEMTLEMQRLEEENNRVFIEAYGLQDELTPDVPLSEITLTCNPHYRYNGNRSEEELEALLLTDTIKEFISYAVGCMFGRYSLDKPGLMLANQGEKIGDYLEQVPEPSFMPDVDNIIPMLEDEYFEDDIVGRFKEFLKLTFGEDKLSDNLDFIAEALGGNGKKSSEVVIRDYFLKSFYKDHLRMYKKRPIYWLFSSGKGRAFNALVYMHRYNKETLAMMRTDYLLELEGKLDAKREMIKSDIGKDAQEKARLGKMIEELMAYDEVLKNKADAYIEINLDDGVVVNYGKFEGLVEKI